The stretch of DNA CCTGGTTCCGCGTCGGGTGGCGCGAGCAGCTCTTCATCGGCTGGGCCGGGCTGCGCGGCGCGGTGCCGATCGTGCTGGCGACGATCCCGCTGGCGAACGGGGTCACCCAGTCGATCGACCTGTTCAACATGACGTTCGTGGCCGTCGTCGTCTACACGATCATCCAGGCCGCGCCGCTGGGCCGGCTGGCGCGCTGGTGCCGGGTCGAGAGCGATCGCGGGCGCGACGTGGAGATCGACGCGGCGCCGCTGGAGCGGATCTCGGCCGATCTCCTGCAGATCCACGTGCCGCCGACGTCACGGCTGGCCGGCGTGGAGGTGGGCGAGCTCCGGCTGCCGCGAGGCGCCTCGGTGACGATGGTGGTCCGCGACGACTCCACGCTGGTGCCGCACCGCACCACGCGGATCCGCGTGGGCGACGAGCTGCTGATCGTCACCACGCGCGAGCTGCGCGAGTCGGTGGAGCGGCGCCTGCGCGCCGTGGCGCGGCACGGTCGCCTGGCCGGCTGGGACCTCGATCCGCGCGCCGGCCAGGGCAGCTGACCGTTACGGCAGCGTGATGGTGGGGACGCAGACCGAGACGTCGCGCCCGGCATTGAGCTTCGTGCTGGCCTTCTTGAGTCCTTCGTAGTCCGGGCCGATCAGCACCGAGATGCCGTCCTCGGTCTCGAAGTCGGCCGCCTTGAAGATGACCTTGCCCTTGAACTGGCGCGCGACGAGCTTCGCCCGCGGATCCGTGGGGTCGTTCGAGAGCACGATGACGTTCTTGGACTTCAATTGACCGGGGTTGTTCTGCGCGACGCCGCCGAGGAAGCCGCGACGCTCGAGGTTGATCTTGACGCGGTTGGCGATGCCGGCGCGCTGGCTGGCGTTGTAGACGTGCACCATGACGAGGTTGCTGCTGAGCACCTCGCCCTTCGCGACGGTCTTGACCTCGCACGTGGGCTCGGCGGCGACGGGCTCGGGCTTGGAGAACGCCAGGTTGACGCCCAGCGCGGTGCCCGCGACGAACACGCCCGCGGTGCCCAGGACGACGAGCCGCTCGACCGCCTTGCTCATGACTGCTTCCCGATCGTGTGGACGCGCGCGTGCACCATGGTCCGCTGCTGCAGCGCGGCCCGCAGGGCCCGGTGCAGCCCGTCCTCGAGGAAGAGCTCGCCCTTCCAGCCGATGACGTGGGCGAAGAGGTCGCCGAAGTAGGTGGAGTCGGTGTCGAGCAGCGTCTCGAGATCGAGCGTGGTCTTCGTGGTCGTGAGGTCGTCGAGCCGGACCTGGGTGGGCGCGATGGCAGCCCACTGACTCTGGGTCAGTCCATGGTCGGGGTACGGCCGCCCGTCCCCCACGCGGCGAAAGATCACCTGCCCAGTCTAAGGGCCCCACCGAAGCGTCCGCGCCACCGACGGCTCCCGCGGTTCGCCTCCCCGTGCGTCCGGGAACCCCGCGATAGCGCCGGGGACAACTAGCCTGAGCACATGACCGAGACCGATCCCTCCGCCGACGACGTCGCCGCCGCCACCCGGGCCGCCGCCGAGGCCCGCGCCGCCGCGGAGGCCGCCCAGCGGCACGCCGACGAGCTGGCCGCCGCCGCCGAGGCCGCGCAGCAGGCCGCCGAGCAGGGGCCGGCCGAGACCTCCACGACCGCCCCCGCTGAGGGCACCGAGAGCGAGCAGGTCGCCCAGATCCGGGCCGGATACACCTTCGACGGCCCGGCGCTCGAGATCGGTGCCCTCGTCGACGGAGGGGAGCCGCGGGCCGACGTCCCCGTGCGGATCCCGTTCGGCATGCTGAACCGCCACGGCCTCGTCGCGGGCGCCACCGGCACGGGCAAGACCAAGACCCTCCAGGTGCTGGCCGAGCAGGTCTCGGCCGGTGGCGTGCCGGTCTTCGCCGCCGACATCAAGGGCGACCTCTCGGGCATCGCCACCCCCGGCGCGTCGAACGAGAAGCTGCTCGCCCGCACCGCCAGCATCGGCCAGGACTGGCAGGCGACGGCGTTCCCCACCGAGTTCTACGCCCTCGGCTCGAAGGGGATCGGCGTGCCGATCCGGGCCACCGTGGAGTCCTTCGGCCCGATCCTGCTGTCGAAGGTGCTCGATCTCAACACCACGCAGGAGTCCTCGCTCTCACTGGTCTTCCACTACGCCCGCAAGGCGGGGCTGCGCCTCGTCACGCTGGAGGACCTGCGGGCGGTCGTGGCGTACCTCGACAGCGCCGAGGGCAAGCCCGAGCTCAAGGCCATCGGTGGCCTGTCCAGCGCCACGGTGGGCGTGATCCTGCGTGAGCTCGTGACCTTCGCCGACTCCGGCGCCGACGTGTTCTTCGGCGAGCCGGCCTTCGAGGTGACCGACGTCCTGCGCACCGACGAGACCGGGCGCGGAATCGTCTCGCTGCTCGAGGTCCCGGGCGTGCAGGACCAGCCCCAGCTCTTCTCGACGTTCCTCATGTACCTGCTGCGCGAGCTGTTCGCGACGCTGCCCGAGGTGGGCGACACCGACAAGCCGAAGCTCGTGTTCTTCTTCGACGAGGCCCACCTGCTGTTCAAGGGCGCGTCGAAGGACTTCCTCGAGATCGTCGTGCAGACCGTGCGGCTCATCCGATCGAAGGGCGTGGGCATCTTCTTCGTCACGCAGACGCCGAAGGACGTGCCCGACGACGTGCTGGCCCAGCTCGGCTCGCGCGTGCAGCACCAGCTGCGCGCCCACACCCCGCAGGACGCGAAGGCGCTCAGGGCCACCGTCTCGACCTACCCGCACTCGGGGTACGACCTCGAGGAGGTGCTGACGCAGCTGGCCACCGGCGAGGCGATCGTGACCGTGATGAACGAGAAGGGGGCGCCGTCCCCCGTCGCCTGGACCCGCGTCCGCGCACCCGAGGGCTCGATGGAGCCCACTCCCTCGGCCACGATGACAGCCGCCGTCGCCGCGTCCCCACTGACCGCGAAGTACGCCGCCGTCGTGTCCGGCGACGGAGCCGCCGCCGCGATGGCCGAGCGCACGCGCGCGAGCGCCGAGGCCGCCGCGGCGGAGGTTGACCGCAAGCGTGCCGCGGAGGAGGCTGAGAAGCTCGAGAAGGACCTCACCCGGGACCGCTCGCCCGGCACCCGCGCGAAGAGCCGCACCCGCGGCTCGAGCCGGATGTCGCCGATGGACCGGGCGATTGGGGAGGCGAGTCGCACCGCCGCCCGTGAGCTCATCAAGGCGATCTTCAAGAAGAAGCGGTGATCACATGTCGGGGGTCGTGAAGGCAGCAGCAGGAGTCGTCCTGTCGGTGGGGCTGGTCGCGCCGGCCCTCGTGAGCGTGCCCGCCCAGGCCGCGGACTCGACCTACATCACGCGCAAGGTCGTGATCGGCAAGAGCCACCAGGGGCGCAGCATCGTCGCGTTCTACCGCGGCGCCAGGGCACCGGAGCGCGTGCTGCTGATCCTCGGTCAGATGCACGGCGACGAGCCGGCAGGACGAAGGACGGCCCAGCACGCCGTGAAGCGCGTGAAGCCCAAGGCGGGCACCGGGCTGTGGATCATCCCGACGATGAACCCCGACGGCGCCGCCCGCGGCACCCGCACGAACGCGCGCGGGGTCGACCTCAACCGCAACTGGCCGACCAGCGGCTGGATCCGCGGCACCAAGGGATCTCGCACGTACGGCGGCCCGAAACGGGCCAGCGAGCGCGAGACCCGCACCCTGATGAAGTTCCTGAAGAGCCGCACGCCCGACTACATCGTCTCGCTGCACCAGCCGCTCCACGGCGTGGGCAAGTCGGGCAAGGACGTCGCCTTCGAGAAGCGGCTGGCGAAGGAGCTCGGGCTCAAGCGCAAGCACTTCGGCGTCTCGCAGGGCAAGGGCACCTCGCCGACCATGACGGGTTGGTACAACCGCTACTACGCCAAGCACGGCACGGCGATCACCGTGGAGTACGGCGCCAGGCCGTCGTCGGGCTACGTCAAGGGCGCCAGCCGCGGCATCATGCGCGCGGCACGCGTGCACCCCTAGGAACGCAAGGACCCCTCGCGTACCCGGCAGGGACCACTGACCCTTGCTGCATTCCTGCCCTGGGGGAGTTGGGTGATGTGCCGCCACGCGAGGGGCTGCACACCAATATACGGGCCCCGGCGTGAGGACCTGAAGCGGGCGCCCGAACTGCCGCGGGTCATCTGCACAGGATCTTCACGATTCGTCCCCGCAATCCGGCGACCCGGCCTCCTAGGTTGGGGTCATGCCTGAACGCCGCATCCTTCTCGTCGAGGACGAGCCCACCATCGGGGCCGCCGTCGCCGACCGCCTGAGTGCCCACGGCCACGAGGTCGTGAGGGCCTGGGACGGGCCGGGCGCGGTCGCCGCGTTCGAGGAGCACGACCCCGACCTCGTGGTGCTGGACGTCATGCTGCCGGGGTTCGACGGTCACGAGGTGTGCCGCCGCATCCAGGCGATCCGCCCCGTGCCGGTGCTGATGCTGACCGCGCGCGACGACGAGGCCGACGTCCTCGTGGGGCTCGCCGTGGGGGCCGACGACTACCTGACCAAGCCGTTCCGCATGCGCGAGCTGGTGGCGCGCGTCGCCGCGCTGCTGCGTCGTGTGGACCGTGCGGCCGAGCTGGCCGCCTCCGCGCAGGGCTCGGTGCGCGAGTGGGACGACCTGCGCCTCGACGTCGGGGCGCGTCGCGTGTGGGTCGGTGGCGACGAGATCCACCTGACGCCGACGGAGTTCGACCTGCTCGTGTGCCTCGCGGCAGCGCCGGGTGACGTGCTCTCGCGCGAGCGGCTCCTCGCCGAGGTGTGGGGCTGGGCCGAGGCGTCCGGAACCCGCACGGTCGACAGCCACGTGAAGGGACTGCGGGCCAAGATCGGCGCCGACCGGATCCGCACCGTGCACGGCGTCGGCTACGCGCTCGAGGTCGGAGCCGAGCGATGAGCAGCGAGCGCCCGCAACCCAGCGACCCACCCTGCCCTCCCCGAGGCGGGCCCCTCGACGCGATCAGGTCCGTGAAGTTCAAGCTGGGGCTGCTGGTCGCGGCCAGCGTCTCGGTGGCGGCGGTGGTCGCGACGGCCGGGTCGTCGGGCGGCGTCCCCACGTGGCTCACCATTCCGGTCACGGTCACGCTCGCCCTCGCGGTGACCCAGCTGCTGGCGTCCGGCATGACCTCGCCGCTGCGACAGATGACCGTCGCTGCGGCGCGGATGTCACGCGGCGACCACAGCACCCGCATCACCGACACCTCGCGCGACGAGATCGGCGAGCTAGCCCGCGCCTTCAACCGGATGGCCGCCGACCTCGAGCAGGTCGACCGGCAGCGCCGCGACCTCATCGCGAACGTCAGCCACGAGCTGCGGACGCCGCTCACGGCCATGTGCGCGCTGCTGGAGAACCTCGCCGACGGCGTGAGCGAGCCCGACCCGGCCACGCTGCACAGCGCACTGGCCCAAGCCGAGCGGCTGTCGGCCCTCGTCGCCGACCTGCTCGACCTGTCCCGCGTGGACGCGGGCGCGGCGCAGCTGCGCCTCGAGCCCGTGACCGTGCGCCAGCTGCTCGAGTCGGCCGCCGACGAGTTCCAGTACGGCGAGCGCGACGTCGAGATCACCGTGACCGTCGACCCGCCCGACCTCACGGTCGAGGCCGATCCCGCCCGTCTGCGCCAGCTCGTGGCGAACCTCGTGGACAACGCCACGCGGCACTCCCCCGCGGGCGGCACAGTGTCGATCCGCGCGACCGCGACCGACGCGGGCTGGCTGCTCGAGGTGGCCGACGAGGGCCCCGGCGTGGAGCCGGGATCGCGCGACCGGGCGTTCGAGCGCTTCGGCACCCTCGCGGAGACCGAGGGCGGAGGCGGCACCGGGCTCGGCCTCGCCATCGCCCGCTGGGTGACCGACCTCCACGGCGGCACCATCGGCTTCGTCGACCCAGAGCCCGGCCGAACGGGTGCCCGCGTCCGCGCCGCCCTGCCGTCCACCCCCGACCGCGCCCCCGTGGCCGCACCGAAGGACCCCCGTGCCCCACCCGTCCGCACCCGCGCCCCTGCCGAAGTCCCCGCAGGCCGGCCCACCGCCCCTGCCCTCGATGACGGACTCGCTGTTCGGCGGCTTCTGGCCCGACCGGGGCGTGCCCGGGCGCCCTCGCCTGCTCGGCTGGGCCGTGGGCGTGGGAGTGCTGGCCGGGATCGCGCTGCCGTTCCACGACCTCGGCCTGGGCACCTTCCTCGTACTGATGGCCGCCGGCCTGCTGCTGTTCGCGGCCAGCCCGAAGCGGCGTCGACCGTTCACGATCGCCTGCGCCGTGCTGTGCACCGCACTCGCTTCGACGGCGCTGTTCCGCGATGCCGAGTGGATCGTGATCCTGTGCCTCATGGCCGGGGGCGCGATCGCCACGATGGCGCTCACCGACGCCCGCAACGTGCCGTCGTTCGTGGTCTCGGCGATCTCGTGGCCCGTCGCCGGCCTGCGCGGGATCCCGTGGCTCGGCCGGACGATGCGGATGCTGACCGGCACGGGGAACGGGATCGCCGTGGTGCGCACCGTGCTGTGGTCGGTGCTCGGCCTGACGATCTTCGCGTTCCTGTTCATGTCCGCCGACGCGCTGTTCGCCGAGTGGTTCAGCGGACTGGTCCCCGACTTCGGCTCACCGGACTTCGCGGTGCGCATCTTCGTGGCGATCGCCATCGGTGGCATCGCCCTGGCCGGCACCTACCTGGCGCTCAACCCGCCGGAGGTGGACACGGTGCGCTGGGACAGCCGCCCGGTGGCGAAGCGCTTCGAGTGGCTGGTGCCCGTGCTGGTCGTCGACGCCGTGTTCGCGGCGTTCCTCGTGGCCCAGGCCGCGGCGATCTTCGGCGGGCGCGACTACTTCGAGCGCACCACCGGACTCACCTACGCCGAG from Aeromicrobium phoceense encodes:
- a CDS encoding response regulator transcription factor — encoded protein: MPERRILLVEDEPTIGAAVADRLSAHGHEVVRAWDGPGAVAAFEEHDPDLVVLDVMLPGFDGHEVCRRIQAIRPVPVLMLTARDDEADVLVGLAVGADDYLTKPFRMRELVARVAALLRRVDRAAELAASAQGSVREWDDLRLDVGARRVWVGGDEIHLTPTEFDLLVCLAAAPGDVLSRERLLAEVWGWAEASGTRTVDSHVKGLRAKIGADRIRTVHGVGYALEVGAER
- a CDS encoding type II toxin-antitoxin system VapB family antitoxin, with the translated sequence MIFRRVGDGRPYPDHGLTQSQWAAIAPTQVRLDDLTTTKTTLDLETLLDTDSTYFGDLFAHVIGWKGELFLEDGLHRALRAALQQRTMVHARVHTIGKQS
- a CDS encoding helicase HerA-like domain-containing protein, which translates into the protein MTETDPSADDVAAATRAAAEARAAAEAAQRHADELAAAAEAAQQAAEQGPAETSTTAPAEGTESEQVAQIRAGYTFDGPALEIGALVDGGEPRADVPVRIPFGMLNRHGLVAGATGTGKTKTLQVLAEQVSAGGVPVFAADIKGDLSGIATPGASNEKLLARTASIGQDWQATAFPTEFYALGSKGIGVPIRATVESFGPILLSKVLDLNTTQESSLSLVFHYARKAGLRLVTLEDLRAVVAYLDSAEGKPELKAIGGLSSATVGVILRELVTFADSGADVFFGEPAFEVTDVLRTDETGRGIVSLLEVPGVQDQPQLFSTFLMYLLRELFATLPEVGDTDKPKLVFFFDEAHLLFKGASKDFLEIVVQTVRLIRSKGVGIFFVTQTPKDVPDDVLAQLGSRVQHQLRAHTPQDAKALRATVSTYPHSGYDLEEVLTQLATGEAIVTVMNEKGAPSPVAWTRVRAPEGSMEPTPSATMTAAVAASPLTAKYAAVVSGDGAAAAMAERTRASAEAAAAEVDRKRAAEEAEKLEKDLTRDRSPGTRAKSRTRGSSRMSPMDRAIGEASRTAARELIKAIFKKKR
- a CDS encoding LytR C-terminal domain-containing protein; the protein is MSKAVERLVVLGTAGVFVAGTALGVNLAFSKPEPVAAEPTCEVKTVAKGEVLSSNLVMVHVYNASQRAGIANRVKINLERRGFLGGVAQNNPGQLKSKNVIVLSNDPTDPRAKLVARQFKGKVIFKAADFETEDGISVLIGPDYEGLKKASTKLNAGRDVSVCVPTITLP
- a CDS encoding M14 family zinc carboxypeptidase; this translates as MSGVVKAAAGVVLSVGLVAPALVSVPAQAADSTYITRKVVIGKSHQGRSIVAFYRGARAPERVLLILGQMHGDEPAGRRTAQHAVKRVKPKAGTGLWIIPTMNPDGAARGTRTNARGVDLNRNWPTSGWIRGTKGSRTYGGPKRASERETRTLMKFLKSRTPDYIVSLHQPLHGVGKSGKDVAFEKRLAKELGLKRKHFGVSQGKGTSPTMTGWYNRYYAKHGTAITVEYGARPSSGYVKGASRGIMRAARVHP
- a CDS encoding DUF4173 domain-containing protein is translated as MPHPSAPAPLPKSPQAGPPPLPSMTDSLFGGFWPDRGVPGRPRLLGWAVGVGVLAGIALPFHDLGLGTFLVLMAAGLLLFAASPKRRRPFTIACAVLCTALASTALFRDAEWIVILCLMAGGAIATMALTDARNVPSFVVSAISWPVAGLRGIPWLGRTMRMLTGTGNGIAVVRTVLWSVLGLTIFAFLFMSADALFAEWFSGLVPDFGSPDFAVRIFVAIAIGGIALAGTYLALNPPEVDTVRWDSRPVAKRFEWLVPVLVVDAVFAAFLVAQAAAIFGGRDYFERTTGLTYAEYVHQGFGQLTVATVLTLFVVWAASRKAPREAVEDRTWLRVALGLLCVMTLLVVASALNRMALYQEAYGFTQLRLLVDVFEGWLGLLVLATLAAGWQLRGQWLPRFGLISGAVLLLGIAAINPDAWIADHNLDRYEETGKVDWYFLSQLSDDAVPTLDSRLDGQRTCALTDNRREPATWLEWNLGRSRAESLGLEPSVPLDDDQVCLGQTDD